Proteins encoded in a region of the Streptomyces sp. NBC_01298 genome:
- a CDS encoding NHLP bacteriocin export ABC transporter permease/ATPase subunit: MSTSSAAGSPAAAPARTFCLDDPATLLYVESGAADLFAVDRGPDGGDGGEHGRRYFLCRAEAGMLVVCGTGGESRHTVIARPVLDARLTRLPLSLLDQIRQGRATLPRTVGEPSAALDHARLLAGLTAGLTALADALPGALAPRQFTSLSTTDGTELGKGDVARSVDGVQFVRVESGLLDPGDPATEGAAAEGEEETGALEPVGPGAELILTEQDWVRARGDARLTTASLLSVYREGRLTHALTEHSARLRTTVDHRIAVQRARERAELAARRAQDGKVLSSAVRTFDAVLHDTGTRLKLADVADDEPMLAAVRLVASRQGFSVRPPVRSPGPGRRNPAQDLRAIALASGFRTRGIRLEDRWWTRDVGPVLGYHVTGRPVALLPLGQGYVLVDEGRVSLLDAGTAARLRPAAVVLYRPLPAAVRDVPSLLRFGLSPSLGHGRDLARLALTGVFVALVGLIIPVMTGKVLGEFVADADRNLIVQGSLVVVGSGLVTAALSVVQNLAVLRLESRTGAAMQAGLWNRLLSLPAAFFTRYSTGELGTTVLGVTAAQELLSGMLTTATLALLTGLANLALVFWYDLTLALVAAGLTAVGVLFAAAAGRLQLRWARREYTHEQAMSAMVFQMLTAMPKLRVAAAEERAFAEWTRLAARGHGLSARVRRVQNSVTTFNAGFPLVCSAVVFGVTAGPLHGEVPLTTFLPFFAAFNLLLSAGLQFTASAVTAVGTVPMLERLKPILEAEPENDGTKVDPGDLSGRIAVSHLSFRYGQDGPLVLDDVSLTVQPGEFIAVVGASGSGKSTLLRLLLGFETPMSGSLLYDGQDLAELDVSAVRRQCGVVLQNGSLQAGDILANIVGSGGHTLDDAWAAAEMTGLADDIRAMPMSMNTVLSEGTNTLSGGQRQRLMIARALVARPRLVFFDEATSALDNPTQGLVAESTRRLNATRIVIAHRLSTVVDADRIVVMDRGRVVQQGTYEELMADTDGLFARLAGPQMADAANRR; the protein is encoded by the coding sequence GTGAGCACTTCTTCCGCCGCGGGCTCCCCCGCGGCCGCCCCCGCCCGCACCTTCTGCCTCGACGACCCCGCCACCCTGCTGTACGTGGAATCCGGCGCGGCCGACCTGTTCGCCGTGGACCGCGGACCGGACGGCGGCGACGGCGGTGAGCACGGCCGGCGCTACTTCCTGTGCCGCGCCGAGGCCGGCATGCTCGTGGTGTGCGGCACCGGCGGCGAGAGCCGCCACACCGTCATCGCCCGGCCCGTGCTCGACGCCCGGCTCACCCGGCTGCCGCTGTCCCTCCTCGACCAGATCCGCCAGGGCCGGGCCACACTGCCCCGGACGGTCGGCGAGCCCTCCGCCGCGCTCGACCACGCCCGGCTCCTCGCCGGCCTCACCGCCGGGCTCACCGCCCTCGCCGACGCGCTCCCCGGCGCCCTCGCGCCCCGCCAGTTCACCTCCCTGAGCACCACCGACGGCACCGAACTCGGCAAGGGCGACGTGGCCCGCTCCGTCGACGGGGTGCAGTTCGTCCGCGTGGAGTCCGGCCTCCTCGACCCGGGCGACCCGGCCACCGAGGGCGCCGCCGCCGAGGGGGAGGAGGAGACCGGCGCACTGGAGCCCGTCGGCCCCGGCGCCGAGCTCATCCTGACCGAGCAGGACTGGGTCCGGGCCCGCGGGGACGCCCGCCTCACCACCGCCTCCCTCCTCTCCGTCTACCGCGAGGGCCGGCTGACACACGCGCTGACCGAGCACTCCGCCCGGCTGCGCACCACCGTCGACCACCGCATCGCCGTCCAGCGGGCCCGCGAGCGCGCCGAACTCGCCGCGCGCCGCGCCCAGGACGGGAAGGTGCTGTCGTCCGCCGTCCGCACCTTCGACGCGGTGCTGCACGACACCGGCACGCGCCTGAAGCTCGCCGACGTCGCCGACGACGAGCCGATGCTCGCCGCGGTCCGGCTGGTCGCCTCCCGGCAGGGCTTCTCGGTCCGCCCCCCGGTCCGGAGCCCCGGCCCGGGCCGCCGCAACCCCGCCCAGGACCTGCGGGCCATCGCGCTGGCCTCCGGCTTCCGCACCCGGGGCATCCGGCTGGAGGACCGCTGGTGGACCCGCGACGTGGGGCCGGTGCTCGGCTACCACGTCACGGGCCGGCCCGTCGCGCTGCTGCCCCTCGGCCAGGGCTACGTACTCGTCGACGAAGGCCGGGTCTCCCTGCTCGACGCCGGGACGGCCGCCCGGCTGCGCCCCGCCGCCGTCGTGCTGTACCGGCCGCTGCCGGCGGCCGTGCGCGACGTCCCCAGCCTGCTGAGGTTCGGCCTCTCGCCCTCGCTGGGGCACGGCCGGGACCTGGCCCGGCTCGCCCTCACCGGCGTGTTCGTCGCCCTGGTCGGCCTGATCATCCCGGTCATGACCGGCAAGGTGCTCGGCGAGTTCGTGGCGGACGCCGACCGGAACCTGATCGTGCAGGGGTCCCTCGTCGTCGTCGGCTCGGGCCTGGTGACCGCCGCGCTGTCCGTCGTACAGAACCTCGCCGTCCTACGGCTGGAGAGCCGCACCGGCGCCGCCATGCAGGCCGGGCTGTGGAACCGGCTGCTGTCCCTGCCGGCCGCGTTCTTCACCCGCTACTCCACCGGCGAACTGGGCACCACCGTGCTCGGTGTCACCGCCGCCCAGGAACTCCTGTCCGGGATGCTCACCACGGCCACCCTGGCCCTGCTGACCGGCCTCGCCAACCTGGCCCTCGTCTTCTGGTACGACCTGACCCTGGCCCTGGTCGCCGCCGGTCTCACCGCCGTCGGCGTGCTGTTCGCCGCCGCGGCCGGGCGGCTCCAACTGCGGTGGGCCCGGCGCGAGTACACGCACGAGCAGGCGATGTCCGCGATGGTCTTCCAGATGCTCACCGCCATGCCGAAGCTGCGGGTGGCCGCCGCCGAGGAGCGGGCCTTCGCCGAGTGGACCCGGCTGGCCGCCCGCGGCCACGGCCTGTCCGCCCGCGTCCGCCGGGTGCAGAACAGCGTGACCACCTTCAACGCCGGTTTCCCCCTGGTGTGTTCGGCGGTCGTCTTCGGGGTGACCGCGGGCCCCCTGCACGGGGAGGTCCCGCTCACCACCTTCCTGCCGTTCTTCGCGGCCTTCAACCTGCTGCTCTCGGCCGGCCTGCAGTTCACCGCCTCCGCCGTGACCGCCGTCGGAACCGTTCCGATGCTCGAGCGGCTGAAGCCCATCCTGGAAGCGGAGCCGGAGAACGACGGCACCAAGGTCGACCCGGGCGACCTGTCCGGCCGGATCGCCGTCTCGCACCTGTCGTTCCGCTACGGCCAGGACGGCCCGCTCGTCCTCGACGACGTCAGCCTCACCGTGCAGCCGGGCGAGTTCATCGCCGTCGTCGGCGCCTCGGGCAGCGGCAAGTCCACCCTGCTGCGACTGCTGCTCGGCTTCGAGACCCCCATGTCCGGCAGCCTGCTGTACGACGGCCAGGACCTCGCCGAGCTGGACGTCTCGGCGGTCCGACGGCAGTGCGGAGTGGTGCTGCAGAACGGCTCGCTCCAGGCGGGCGACATCCTCGCCAACATCGTCGGCTCCGGCGGCCACACCCTCGACGACGCCTGGGCGGCCGCCGAGATGACGGGCCTGGCCGACGACATCCGGGCCATGCCGATGAGCATGAACACCGTGCTCTCCGAGGGCACCAACACCCTCTCCGGCGGCCAGCGCCAGCGCCTGATGATCGCCCGCGCCCTGGTGGCACGGCCGCGCCTGGTCTTCTTCGACGAGGCGACCAGCGCCCTCGACAATCCCACGCAGGGACTGGTCGCCGAGAGCACGCGCCGCCTGAACGCCACCCGGATCGTCATCGCGCACCGGCTGTCCACCGTGGTCGACGCGGACCGCATCGTGGTCATGGACCGGGGCCGGGTCGTCCAGCAGGGCACGTACGAGGAGCTCATGGCGGACACGGACGGACTCTTCGCCCGACTGGCGGGCCCGCAGATGGCCGACGCGGCGAACCGGCGCTGA
- a CDS encoding serine/threonine-protein kinase has protein sequence MATADHAVLSPLGPNDPREIAGYRLLARIGEGGMGSVYLSRTRGNQPVALKVIRREFAQDQDFRARFEHEVQAARRVQGYHIVPVVDHDTSGEQPWLAGAYVPGLALDDALAAHGPLPMPAVFHLIGCTAQALHSVHAASVIHRDLKPSNILLSSNGPWVIDFGIARATDATQLTRSGGFIGTPQYMSPEHALGRLVTPATDIFALGLIAAVVATGRHPYGDGAGLSIAASIAASIANTPQQAPDLSGYPDPLRPLLERCLAADPARRPAPAELVEWCQRVAGRPLRDFEGWLPAGLTAEITRREQLAQVPPQPQTPPAPSYNPTYVPTQASGPAQAQQPYAPTRASGPVHQPMQGAPHPQAAMYAAPTTTAPAPAATTAPAPANRGGGRVPLIVGAGILAVALAAGGTWYLTRPDDKGGAEGKGGDKAVDQSNSASPAVRSQAPSSAAPPTPAAPAYTVVFQSKPLKLLAPREFGKYNDVDLDFPKVAPFGEMGSGNRELQMGFDAVESGTPFGKSKGPTPEQCATGADTDPIPDRLDGAALTGADSTIVKGDLLCTVTSKGNLAMVKIVGIEPSPDKLHDIPTYRTEVTLWKPRS, from the coding sequence ATGGCGACCGCCGACCATGCCGTGCTGAGTCCACTGGGGCCGAACGATCCGCGGGAGATCGCCGGTTACCGGCTGCTCGCGCGGATCGGTGAAGGCGGCATGGGATCGGTCTACCTCTCCCGGACCCGCGGCAACCAGCCGGTCGCCCTGAAGGTCATCCGCCGCGAGTTCGCCCAAGACCAGGACTTCCGGGCCCGGTTCGAGCACGAGGTCCAGGCGGCGCGCCGGGTGCAGGGGTACCACATCGTGCCGGTCGTGGACCACGACACCAGTGGCGAACAGCCCTGGCTCGCCGGAGCGTACGTACCGGGACTGGCGCTGGACGACGCGCTCGCGGCCCACGGACCGCTCCCGATGCCCGCCGTGTTCCACCTGATCGGCTGCACCGCACAGGCCCTGCATTCCGTACACGCCGCGTCGGTGATCCACCGCGACCTGAAGCCCAGCAACATCCTGCTGAGTTCGAACGGCCCCTGGGTGATCGACTTCGGCATCGCGCGCGCCACCGACGCCACCCAGCTCACGCGCAGCGGCGGGTTCATCGGGACGCCGCAGTACATGTCGCCCGAGCACGCCCTGGGCCGCCTGGTCACCCCGGCGACCGACATCTTCGCGCTGGGCCTGATCGCCGCGGTCGTGGCCACCGGCCGGCACCCGTACGGTGACGGCGCCGGACTCTCGATCGCCGCCTCGATCGCCGCCTCGATCGCCAACACCCCGCAGCAGGCCCCGGACCTGAGCGGGTACCCCGATCCGCTACGGCCCCTGCTGGAGCGGTGCCTGGCGGCCGATCCCGCCCGGCGGCCCGCGCCGGCCGAGCTGGTCGAGTGGTGCCAGCGGGTGGCGGGGCGGCCCCTGCGCGACTTCGAGGGCTGGCTCCCCGCCGGGCTCACGGCGGAGATCACGCGGCGGGAGCAGCTGGCACAGGTGCCCCCGCAGCCGCAGACCCCGCCGGCCCCCTCGTACAACCCGACGTACGTGCCGACGCAGGCGTCGGGACCGGCCCAGGCCCAACAGCCCTACGCGCCGACGCGGGCGTCGGGCCCGGTGCACCAGCCGATGCAGGGCGCACCCCACCCCCAGGCGGCGATGTACGCGGCGCCCACCACCACCGCTCCGGCCCCCGCCGCCACCACCGCGCCCGCCCCCGCGAACCGTGGCGGCGGGCGGGTTCCCCTGATCGTCGGCGCGGGCATCCTGGCGGTCGCCCTGGCCGCGGGCGGCACCTGGTACCTGACGCGCCCCGACGACAAGGGAGGGGCGGAGGGCAAGGGCGGGGACAAGGCGGTGGACCAGTCGAACTCCGCGTCGCCCGCGGTGCGGAGCCAGGCCCCGTCGTCGGCGGCGCCCCCGACTCCCGCCGCCCCCGCCTACACGGTGGTGTTCCAGTCCAAGCCGTTGAAGCTCCTGGCTCCCCGGGAGTTCGGCAAGTACAACGACGTCGACCTCGACTTCCCCAAGGTGGCGCCCTTCGGGGAAATGGGGAGCGGCAACCGGGAGCTGCAGATGGGCTTCGACGCCGTCGAGAGCGGAACGCCCTTCGGCAAGAGCAAGGGCCCCACCCCCGAGCAGTGCGCGACCGGCGCCGACACGGATCCGATTCCCGACCGGCTGGACGGGGCCGCCCTGACCGGAGCGGACAGCACCATCGTCAAGGGCGATCTGCTCTGCACGGTCACCTCCAAGGGCAACCTGGCGATGGTGAAGATCGTCGGCATCGAGCCCTCGCCCGACAAGCTGCACGACATCCCGACCTACCGCACCGAAGTGACGCTCTGGAAGCCCCGGTCGTAG
- a CDS encoding YnfA family protein produces the protein MTVARSIALFVVAALFEIGGAWLVWQGIREHKGWIWAGAGVIALGLYGVVATFQSDDDFGRILAAYGGIFVAGSIAWGMVADGYRPDRYDVIGALVCLAGMAVIMYAPRSH, from the coding sequence ATGACCGTCGCCCGCTCCATCGCCCTGTTCGTCGTCGCCGCGCTGTTCGAGATCGGCGGCGCCTGGCTGGTCTGGCAGGGCATCCGCGAGCACAAGGGCTGGATCTGGGCCGGCGCCGGCGTCATCGCGCTGGGGCTCTACGGGGTGGTGGCCACCTTCCAGTCCGACGACGACTTCGGCCGCATCCTCGCCGCCTACGGCGGGATCTTCGTCGCCGGGTCCATCGCCTGGGGCATGGTCGCCGACGGCTACCGTCCCGACCGCTACGACGTCATCGGCGCCCTGGTCTGCCTCGCCGGCATGGCCGTGATCATGTACGCGCCCCGCAGCCACTGA
- a CDS encoding sulfite exporter TauE/SafE family protein codes for MEWALGAAGITAGLLIALVTAPVGVSGAVFLLPVQLSVFGVPNPAVTPTNLLYNVVAGPGALLRYHRDGALGGPLVRRMVLGTLPGVVAGAAIRVFAVPGPAAFRLLVAALMLPLGLWLCARTLRPVPADDGPPPSPRTVTGLALAVGVVGGIYGIGGGSILGPLLVGRGLPVARVAPAALASTFATSLVGAATYALLSLTGRADIAPHWYLGLACGLGGLVGGYLGARLQPRLPEKGLRLLLGSLAAALGAVYAVDAVV; via the coding sequence ATGGAGTGGGCACTCGGCGCCGCCGGAATCACCGCCGGGCTGCTGATCGCGCTGGTGACGGCGCCGGTCGGGGTGTCGGGGGCCGTGTTCCTGCTGCCGGTGCAGCTCAGCGTGTTCGGCGTTCCCAACCCCGCCGTCACCCCGACGAACCTCCTCTACAACGTGGTCGCCGGGCCCGGAGCCCTGCTCCGCTACCACCGCGACGGCGCCCTGGGGGGACCGCTCGTACGGCGCATGGTGCTGGGCACCCTGCCCGGCGTGGTCGCCGGAGCGGCGATCCGCGTGTTCGCCGTACCGGGACCGGCCGCCTTCCGCCTGCTGGTGGCCGCCCTGATGCTGCCCCTCGGCCTCTGGCTCTGCGCGCGCACCCTGCGCCCCGTACCGGCGGACGACGGGCCGCCGCCCTCGCCGCGCACCGTGACGGGCCTCGCCCTGGCCGTGGGGGTGGTCGGCGGGATCTACGGCATCGGCGGCGGCTCCATCCTCGGCCCGCTCCTCGTCGGCCGGGGCCTGCCGGTCGCCCGGGTCGCGCCCGCGGCCCTCGCCTCGACGTTCGCGACCTCCCTGGTCGGCGCCGCCACGTACGCGCTGCTGTCCCTGACCGGGCGGGCCGACATCGCGCCCCACTGGTACCTGGGGCTGGCCTGCGGCCTGGGCGGACTCGTCGGCGGCTACCTCGGCGCCCGCCTCCAGCCCCGCCTCCCGGAGAAGGGCCTGCGCCTCCTCCTCGGCTCGCTGGCCGCCGCGCTCGGCGCCGTGTACGCGGTCGACGCGGTCGTCTGA
- a CDS encoding NAD(P)/FAD-dependent oxidoreductase: MKHRIVVLGAGYAGAYVAGNLARRLSPADTEITVVNAEPDFVERLRLHQLAAGQEIGTRKLADVFAGTGIRLSLARVTAVDPERRTVTVTAAGASASAGADAGADHGTGELGYDTLLYALGSHGDDRGVPGVAEHAFDVAARPSALRLRERLDSLGGAGEVLVVGDGLTGIETATELAESRPGLSVTLVAPGELGARLSTGARGHLRRACDRLGITVVEHTRVEAVEATRVLCADGTALPSDATVWTAGFAVAPIAAAAGLAVTADGRILVDATMRSVSHPEVYAAGDSVHTIGANGLPLPMSCASAGFTGMQAMKAIMGSLTGTGTGRVKLAYQGNHISLGRQDAILQLVDGAARAKPAYTGGRKAARIKAAILKMSLWTTSHPTFGLPKRRRRLTAVPDRSVAAA, from the coding sequence ATGAAGCACCGCATCGTCGTCCTGGGTGCCGGCTATGCCGGGGCCTACGTGGCGGGGAACCTGGCCCGCAGGCTCTCCCCGGCGGACACCGAGATCACCGTGGTCAACGCCGAGCCGGACTTCGTCGAGCGGCTGCGGCTGCACCAGCTCGCGGCGGGCCAGGAGATCGGGACCCGCAAGCTTGCCGACGTCTTCGCGGGGACGGGGATCCGGCTGAGCCTGGCCCGCGTCACCGCCGTCGACCCCGAGCGCCGGACCGTCACGGTGACGGCCGCCGGTGCCAGTGCCAGTGCCGGCGCCGACGCCGGTGCCGACCACGGCACCGGCGAACTCGGCTACGACACCCTGCTCTACGCCCTCGGCAGCCATGGCGACGACCGAGGCGTCCCCGGGGTGGCCGAGCACGCCTTCGACGTCGCCGCCCGGCCCTCGGCCCTGCGCCTGCGCGAGCGCTTGGACTCCCTCGGCGGAGCCGGAGAGGTCCTGGTCGTCGGTGACGGGCTGACCGGCATCGAGACCGCCACCGAGCTCGCCGAATCCCGGCCCGGGCTGTCGGTGACGCTGGTCGCCCCCGGCGAACTGGGTGCCCGGCTCTCGACCGGGGCCCGCGGCCATCTGCGCCGGGCCTGTGACCGGCTGGGCATCACCGTCGTGGAACACACCCGCGTCGAAGCCGTCGAGGCGACCCGGGTGCTGTGCGCCGACGGGACGGCCCTGCCGTCCGACGCCACCGTGTGGACGGCCGGGTTCGCGGTCGCGCCCATCGCGGCAGCCGCCGGGCTGGCGGTCACCGCGGACGGCCGGATCCTCGTCGACGCCACCATGCGCTCGGTCTCCCATCCCGAGGTCTACGCCGCCGGTGACAGCGTCCACACCATCGGCGCGAACGGCCTGCCGCTGCCCATGTCCTGCGCTTCGGCGGGCTTCACCGGCATGCAGGCGATGAAGGCCATCATGGGCAGCCTGACCGGCACCGGGACCGGACGCGTCAAGCTGGCCTACCAGGGCAACCACATCAGCCTCGGCCGCCAGGACGCGATCCTGCAACTGGTCGACGGCGCGGCCCGGGCGAAGCCCGCGTACACGGGCGGCCGGAAGGCCGCGCGCATCAAGGCGGCCATCCTCAAGATGTCGCTGTGGACCACCTCCCACCCGACCTTCGGCCTGCCCAAGCGCCGACGCCGCCTGACCGCCGTGCCCGACCGGTCCGTGGCCGCCGCCTAG
- a CDS encoding alkyl sulfatase C-terminal domain-containing protein: protein MFRWGDVRRRPPLNGATDGQPPLRGLLNHLVFAEPGRTDAKEALAGVYDKLGQGAENGPWRNFYLTSAMELRHGENAALLDTANPEMAMALTTDMLLDSIAVRIDGPRAWDEDLTIDLVLTDEGSHHRLTLHNGALTHRTVTDPRTPAGLTLTLTKPQLLAVLAGRAPDSISTEGSPALLSRLFSYVTKPDPAFPIVTP from the coding sequence ATGTTCAGATGGGGCGATGTCCGGCGTCGACCCCCGCTGAATGGAGCGACAGATGGCCAACCTCCCCTTCGAGGCCTACTGAACCACCTGGTCTTCGCCGAGCCCGGCCGTACGGACGCCAAGGAGGCCCTCGCCGGTGTCTACGACAAGCTCGGCCAGGGCGCGGAGAACGGCCCCTGGCGCAACTTCTACCTGACCTCCGCCATGGAACTGCGCCACGGCGAGAACGCGGCCCTCCTCGACACCGCCAACCCGGAGATGGCGATGGCCCTGACCACCGACATGCTCCTCGACTCGATCGCCGTCCGGATCGACGGCCCCCGGGCCTGGGACGAGGACCTCACCATCGACCTCGTCCTCACCGACGAGGGCAGCCACCACCGCCTCACCCTCCACAACGGCGCCCTCACGCACCGGACCGTCACCGACCCCCGCACCCCGGCCGGCCTGACCCTCACGCTCACCAAGCCGCAGCTCCTGGCCGTCCTCGCGGGCCGGGCCCCGGACTCCATCTCCACCGAGGGATCCCCGGCCCTCCTCAGCCGTCTGTTCTCCTACGTCACGAAGCCCGACCCGGCGTTCCCGATCGTCACGCCGTGA
- a CDS encoding TetR/AcrR family transcriptional regulator has product MSTARDRILEATAELLASKEAPAISTRAICDRAKVGMPEIYRQFGDKEGLLTAVADLGFERFLANKRRNPQTGDPVADLRTAWDSHVAFALGNPHLYRLMFTPAGAAKPQAIAEAQALLLTAVERCRAAGRLRTAPALAARSILSANVGVCLMALSFPELYGDLDISQSVRDAVIGKVTGDEREDTRIGAATVLAQALVDTLTGATPAVTPRP; this is encoded by the coding sequence ATGTCAACGGCCCGAGATCGCATTCTGGAAGCCACCGCGGAGCTGCTCGCCAGCAAGGAGGCGCCGGCGATCTCCACCCGGGCCATCTGCGACCGGGCCAAGGTCGGCATGCCCGAGATCTACCGCCAGTTCGGCGACAAGGAGGGGCTGCTCACCGCGGTGGCCGACCTCGGCTTCGAGCGTTTCCTCGCCAACAAGCGGCGCAATCCGCAGACCGGCGATCCGGTGGCGGACCTGCGCACGGCCTGGGACAGCCACGTCGCCTTCGCGCTCGGCAACCCCCACCTCTACCGGCTGATGTTCACCCCGGCGGGCGCGGCCAAGCCGCAGGCGATCGCGGAGGCGCAGGCCCTGCTCCTGACGGCCGTGGAGCGCTGCCGCGCGGCGGGCCGGCTGCGGACGGCCCCGGCGCTGGCGGCCCGGTCGATCCTCTCGGCGAACGTGGGCGTCTGCCTGATGGCGCTGTCCTTCCCCGAGCTGTACGGGGACCTGGACATCTCGCAGTCGGTACGTGACGCGGTGATCGGGAAGGTCACCGGCGACGAGCGGGAGGACACGAGGATCGGCGCCGCCACCGTCCTCGCCCAGGCACTGGTCGACACCCTTACGGGGGCGACCCCGGCCGTGACGCCCCGGCCGTGA
- a CDS encoding GlxA family transcriptional regulator — METYGHRLDLDSTQCAPLEPLDRLIVIVLFEGVDLLDVTGPPEVFSLVPRETDDAAGYRVVLAARTLDPVTTSAGVRVLPDLTFSEAAARSIDTLLVPGAVELDAERRVRALTDPEVVDRVRTLAARSRRVASVCVGAHLLAAAGLLDGKRATTHWSTAEQLAAEYPEVEVDADPVFIREGEVWTGAGISACLDLSLALVAEDFGEGVALRVARQLVMYLKRPSGQSQFSVPLEPPSATRRGEELRHFVRRRLGGRISLAELAAHAHVSERQLARIFKSELGTTPAAYIESARVELARGQLEATDATLDRIASACGFGTADTLVRAFRRTLGTTPTEYRLRFRAA, encoded by the coding sequence ATGGAGACCTATGGACACCGGCTGGACCTCGATTCCACGCAGTGCGCGCCCCTGGAGCCCCTCGACCGGCTGATCGTGATCGTCCTCTTCGAGGGCGTCGACCTGCTCGACGTCACCGGACCGCCTGAGGTGTTCTCCCTGGTCCCGCGGGAGACGGACGACGCGGCCGGCTACCGGGTCGTCCTGGCCGCGCGGACCCTCGACCCCGTCACCACCTCGGCCGGGGTGCGCGTCCTGCCGGACCTGACCTTCTCCGAGGCCGCCGCGCGGAGCATCGACACGCTCCTGGTGCCCGGCGCCGTCGAACTGGACGCCGAGCGCCGCGTCCGCGCCCTCACCGACCCGGAGGTCGTCGACCGGGTGCGGACGCTCGCCGCGCGCTCCCGCCGGGTCGCCTCCGTCTGCGTGGGGGCACACCTGCTGGCCGCGGCCGGGCTGCTCGACGGCAAGCGGGCCACCACCCACTGGTCCACCGCGGAGCAGCTCGCCGCCGAGTACCCGGAGGTCGAGGTGGACGCCGACCCGGTGTTCATCCGGGAGGGCGAGGTGTGGACCGGCGCCGGGATCAGCGCCTGTCTGGACCTCTCGCTCGCCCTGGTGGCCGAGGACTTCGGCGAGGGCGTCGCGCTGCGCGTGGCGCGGCAGCTCGTGATGTACCTGAAGCGGCCGAGCGGGCAGAGCCAGTTCAGCGTCCCGCTGGAGCCGCCCTCCGCGACGCGGCGCGGCGAGGAGCTGCGGCATTTCGTCAGGCGGCGCCTCGGCGGCCGGATCAGCCTGGCAGAGCTCGCCGCGCACGCGCACGTCAGCGAGCGGCAGTTGGCCCGGATCTTCAAGTCCGAGCTGGGCACGACCCCGGCCGCCTACATCGAGTCGGCCCGCGTGGAACTGGCACGGGGCCAGCTCGAAGCCACCGATGCCACGCTCGACCGGATCGCCTCCGCCTGCGGGTTCGGCACCGCCGACACCCTCGTACGGGCCTTCCGCCGCACGCTCGGCACCACGCCGACGGAGTACCGGCTCCGCTTCCGAGCCGCCTGA
- a CDS encoding alpha/beta fold hydrolase produces the protein MPETPTSENKPRVRRDIGRYVSDELRRRYFAACDALYAKGAPARSETDVETSFGTTHVYRYGPTNPAAESRTPIVLIHGSGGCSAQWYPNTVALSADRPVYALDTPGDPGRSVQREVMWQPERAAQWMDEALDALGLDHVHLVGSSYGGWLVINQVHLRPGRLASVTALDPGGLEKVGLRFFVWIFASLFATFAPKALRPALAKWLEQPVLIDPELRTMIQRGVRAFRIRRPAPLPLSDAELGSIRTPFYLIMGKRSLLVHPKRQLERVPRVIPGARAEIVAATGHGPQIDHPELVNARMLSFMEDVDSLDPAARRAA, from the coding sequence GTGCCCGAGACCCCTACGTCTGAGAACAAGCCCCGTGTACGCCGCGACATCGGCCGCTACGTGAGCGACGAGCTGCGGAGGCGCTACTTCGCGGCCTGCGACGCCCTCTACGCGAAGGGAGCGCCCGCCCGCTCCGAGACGGACGTGGAGACGAGCTTCGGGACCACGCACGTCTACCGGTACGGCCCCACGAACCCGGCGGCGGAGTCCCGTACGCCGATCGTCCTGATCCACGGTTCGGGCGGCTGCTCGGCCCAGTGGTACCCCAACACCGTCGCCCTCAGCGCCGACCGGCCCGTCTACGCCCTCGACACCCCCGGCGACCCGGGCCGCAGCGTCCAGCGCGAGGTGATGTGGCAGCCCGAGCGCGCGGCCCAGTGGATGGACGAGGCCCTCGACGCGCTGGGCCTGGACCACGTCCACCTGGTCGGGTCCTCCTATGGCGGCTGGCTCGTCATCAACCAGGTGCACCTGCGCCCCGGCCGCCTCGCCTCGGTCACCGCGCTGGACCCGGGCGGCCTGGAGAAGGTGGGGCTGCGCTTCTTCGTGTGGATCTTCGCCAGCCTCTTCGCGACCTTCGCCCCCAAGGCGCTGCGCCCGGCCCTGGCCAAATGGCTCGAGCAGCCGGTCCTGATCGACCCCGAACTGCGCACGATGATCCAGAGGGGCGTCCGCGCCTTCCGGATCCGCCGGCCCGCCCCGCTGCCGCTGTCGGACGCGGAACTGGGCTCGATCCGCACGCCGTTCTACCTGATCATGGGCAAGCGGAGCCTGCTCGTGCACCCGAAGCGCCAGCTGGAGCGGGTGCCGCGGGTGATCCCGGGAGCCCGCGCCGAGATCGTCGCCGCGACCGGGCACGGCCCGCAGATCGACCACCCCGAGCTGGTCAACGCCCGGATGCTCAGCTTCATGGAGGACGTCGACTCCCTCGACCCGGCCGCGCGCAGGGCCGCGTAG